A portion of the Carya illinoinensis cultivar Pawnee chromosome 11, C.illinoinensisPawnee_v1, whole genome shotgun sequence genome contains these proteins:
- the LOC122282310 gene encoding uncharacterized protein LOC122282310: protein MDKAWMSIEDRFMSNEYAMGVSHFMNMAKEHAQGGIDIRCPCRRCRNMLFQPITTIEEHLFIIGIDPSYKDWIFHGEEEVLDVNSSEEGDDANGNDAYIDDMDELLDDIQVGASMDQSGGSQIPGIDGVTPGGSSATFSELLEDARSPLYPSCLTFSKLSFIVKLLHMKTVGGWSVKSFNMVIKLLKSAFPDALLLDSYNDACRLERGLGFNYTKIDACLNDCVLFWKEHSDKEKCPKCNTSRWVLSSTKQKKIPHKVLRHFPLVPRLQRLFVSNKTAEAMRWHATECVNDYNVMRHPADSKVWKDFDMQYPQFASDPRNVRIGLASDGFNPFNNIAKPYSIWPVILVAYNLPPWLWMKDPYLMLSLLILGPKAPGNNIDVYLRPLIEELKFLWEVGVNTYDVFALQSFRLHVALLWTINDFPAYANLSGWSTKGKMACPTCNGSTDSLWLVHGRKHCYMGHRWWLLPGYRWRSKKVEFNGSTDHRQAPIHLSGEAILEQLRELQDEQFGKLSKKRKRTANELNWTKKSVFFELPYWKSLELRHN from the coding sequence ATGGACAAGGCATGGATGAGTATTGAAGATAGATTTATGTCTAACGAGTATGCAATGGGGGTTAGCCATTTCATGAATATGGCTAAGGAGCATGCACAAGGGGGCATTGACATTAGGTGTCCGTGCCGTAGATGTCGCAACATGCTCTTCCAACCAATAACCACAATTGAGgagcatttatttattatagggATTGATCCTTCTTATAAGGATTGGATTTTTcacggtgaagaggaagtgTTGGATGTTAATTCATCAGAAGAAGGTGATGATGCCAACGGAAATGATGCCTATATTGATGATATGGATGAGCTGCTGGATGACATTCAGGTTGGAGCTTCTATGGATCAGTCCGGAGGTTCTCAAATACCTGGTATTGATGGTGTCACACCTGGTGGTTCTTCAGCAACCTTTTCAGAATTGTTAGAAGATGCACGGAGTCCACTTTATCCATCATGCTTGACattttcaaaactttctttTATCGTAAAGTTGCTTCATATGAAGACAGTTGGTGGTTGGAGTGTTAAATCCTTTAACATGGTCATCAAGCTCCTAAAATCTGCATTTCCTGACGCTCTTCTTCTTGACTCATACAATGATGCATGCCGATTGGAACGTGGCCTCGGGTTTAATTACACAAAGATAGATGCTTGTTTGAATGATTGTGTCTTATTTTGGAAGGAACATTCTGATAAAGAGAAGTGCCCAAAATGCAACACTTCGAGATGGGTGTTAAGTAGTACTAAGCAAAAGAAAATTCCACACAAAGTGCTCAGACATTTCCCGTTGGTCCCAAGGCTGCAAAGACTATTTGTTTCTAATAAGACTGCCGAGGCAATGAGATGGCATGCTACTGAATGCGTCAACGATTATAATGTGATGAGGCACCCTGCAGATTCGAAGGTATGGAAAGATTTTGACATGCAGTACCCTCAGTTTGCTTCAGATCCTCGTAATGTGAGAATTGGGTTAGCGAGTGATGGGTTTAATCCATTTAACAATATAGCTAAACCCTACAGTATATGGCCAGTGATTCTTGTAGCATATAACTTGCCCCCTTGGTTATGGATGAAAGATCCATACCTCATGCTTTCGTTGCTAATTCTTGGCCCAAAAGCACCAGGCAACAATATCGATGTGTATCTACGCCCTTTAATTGAAGAACTGAAGTTTCTATGGGAAGTGGGTGTCAATACATACGATGTATTTGCATTACAATCATTTCGATTACATGTAGCATTACTCTGGACCATTAATGACTTCCCAGCATATGCTAAtctttctgggtggagcacaaaggggAAGATGGCATGTCCTACATGTAATGGTAGTACGGATTCATTGTGGTTGGTCCATGGGCGAAAGCACTGCTACATGGGTCATCGGTGGTGGTTGTTGCCAGGGTACAGGTGGAGatctaaaaaagttgaatttaatGGTAGTACTGACCATCGACAAGCACCTATACATTTGTCGGGAGAGGCTATCTTGGAACAATTGAGAGAATTGCAAGATGAACAGTTTGGTAAGTTATCAAAAAAGAGGAAACGCACGGCcaatgagttgaattggacaaaaaaaagtgTATTCTTTGAATTGCCTTATTGGAAATCCTTGGAATTGAGGCATaactga